A single region of the Micropterus dolomieu isolate WLL.071019.BEF.003 ecotype Adirondacks linkage group LG02, ASM2129224v1, whole genome shotgun sequence genome encodes:
- the LOC123962313 gene encoding kinetochore-associated protein DSN1 homolog, protein MAEKYLEAGQDCCGSVAVADTQDEMTDAVEGRSETGKQEMHAENTEGTSYPTVSPAARRKSWRRATITRRSLPVILNPYRVLCRSISTSLSQQERLEKLMEASMKLVIERTQNLLQSVPNTSLESFQKQVEQMQKEWGCLAKGLRSKPQGHQLPASAASSSDPAVQKAMEKVQKAINRLQAESESWDVLLNKHRSKAEELQRKVEQGQERGVSLDSTSVAQSSQYHFIQNKPDYQSVLCRQQPMLHTMEMIMGTQCKMVRELLSIKEQSQLLVKETSGRLAAEAGFQDLSPDLIRSLMAAPLSSART, encoded by the exons ATGGCGGAAAAATATTTGGAAGCTGGGCAAGACTG TTGCGGAAGTGTCGCCGTTGCTGACACCCAGGATGAG ATGACAGATGCAGTGGAAGGACGTTCAGAGACAGGCAAACAAGAAATGCATGCAGAAAACACAGAGGGAACTTCATATCCCACTGTCAGCCCCGCTGCACGGAGGAAATCCTGGAGGAGAGCAACCATAACCCGACGCTCTCTCCCTGTCATCCTCAACCCATATCGGG TTTTGTGCAGGAGCATAAGTACATCCTTGTCACAACAAGAGAGGCTGGAGAAATTGATGGAGGCTTCAATGAAG CTGGTAATAGAACGAACTCAAAATTTGCTGCAGTCGGTGCCAAACACCTCACTGGAGTCTTTTCAGAAACAAG TGGAGCAAATGCAGAAAGAGTGGGGTTGTCTGGCCAAAGGCCTGCGCAGTAAACCACAGGGTCATCAACTCCCTGCTAGTGCAGCCAG TTCTAGTGACCCTGCAGTGCAAAAAGCCATGGAGAAAGTCCAGAAAGCCATCAACAG gCTCCAGGCTGAAAGTGAGTCTTGGGATGTACTGTTGAACAAACACAGGAGTAAAGCAGAGGAATTGCAAAG GAAAGTGGAACAGGGCCAGGAGAGAGGCGTATCATTAGACTCTACATCTGTGGCCCAGTCCTCACAGTACCATTTCATACAGAATAAACCGGACTACCAGAGTGTCCTCTGTAGACAACAGCCCATGCTTCATACCATGGAAATGATT ATGGGCACTCAGTGTAAGATGGTTAGAGAGCTTCTGTCCATCAAGGAGCAGTCGCAGTTATTGGTGAAAGAGACCAGTGGCCGACTGG CGGCAGAGGCAGGATTCCAGGATCTTTCACCTGACCTCATCAGGAGCCTTATGGCAGCACCTTTATCCTCCGCACGTACATAG
- the pbx4 gene encoding pre-B-cell leukemia transcription factor 4 isoform X3 yields the protein MDDQTRMMTGLTGLGGLSQADVGDPDSVRKQQSLGQPQQDIGDILQQIMAITDESLDEAQARKHALNCHRMKPALFSVLCEIKEKTVLSIRGVQEEDPPDPQIMRLDNMLLAEGVSGPEKGGGSAAAAAAAAAAGGSPTDSSIEHSDYRAKLAQIRQIYHSELEKYEQACSEFTNHVMNLLREQSRTRPISPKEIERMVAIIHRKFSSIQMQLKQSTCEAVMILRSRFLDARRKRRNFNKQATEVLNEYFYSHLSNPYPSEEAKEELAKKCGITVSQVSNWFGNKRIRYKKNIGKFQEEANLYAVKTAVDAANVSAQASQANSPATPNSAGSPGSYSLSHTGDAYLSLHAFNGEGLNIAPSLQPQVDTLHRATHLTGGYEELSGSGLYTPHRLDANSWQDTTNPPSVTSPPGPPGSVHSDTSN from the exons ATGGATGACCAGACCAGGATGATGACGGGTCTCACCGGACTCGGTGGACTATCACAAGCCGATGTTGGTGACCCAGACTCGGTTAGGAAACAACAGTCCCTCGGCCAACCTCAACAAGACATAGGGGATATCCTACAGCAAATAATGGCCATCACCGACGAAAGCCTGGACGAAGCACAGGCCAG GAAGCATGCCCTGAACTGTCACAGGATGAAGCCAGCCCTCTTCAGCGTTCTCTGTGAGATCAAAGAGAAGACGG TGCTGAGTATACGAGGTGTGCAGGAGGAGGACCCCCCAGATCCCCAGATCATGCGGTTGGACAACATGTTGTTAGCAGAGGGTGTGTCAGGACCAGAGAAGGGCGGAGGGTCGGCTGCAgcggctgcagctgcagcagcagcagggggcTCACCCACCGACAGCAGCATCGAACACTCGGACTACAGAGCCAAGCTTGCCCAGATCCGCCAGATCTATCACTCTGAGCTGGAGAAGTATGAGCAG GCCTGCAGTGAGTTCACCAACCATGTAATGAACCTGCTGAGAGAGCAGTCTCGCACACGGCCCATCTCTCCCAAGGAGATTGAGCGCATGGTGGCCATCATCCACCGCAAGTTCAGCTCCATTCAGATGCAGCTCAAACAGAGCACCTGCGAGGCCGTCATGATTCTGCGCTCACGCTTCCTTGATGCcag aCGTAAGAGGCGCAACTTCAACAAGCAAGCTACAGAAGTGCTGAACGAGTATTTCTACTCCCACCTGTCTAACCCTTACCCTAGCGAGGAAGCCAAGGAGGAACTGGCCAAAAAGTGTGGGATCACTGTGTCTCAG GTCTCTAATTGGTTTGGCAACAAGAGAATACGCTACAAGAAGAACATTGGTAAGTTCCAGGAGGAAGCGAACCTCTACGCAGTTAAAACAGCGGTGGATGCTGCCAATGTGTCTGCGCAGGCTAGCCAGGCTAACTCTCCGGCAACCCCCAACTCAG CTG GGTCACCGGGGTCATACAGTTTGTCTCACACAGGCGACGCCTACCTCAGCCTGCATGCGTTCAACGGGGAGGGTCTCAACATCGCCCCCTCTCTACAGCCGCAG GTGGATACCCTGCACCGTGCTACACACCTGACGGGCGGCTATGAGGAGCTGTCGGGTAGTGGCCTCTACACCCCTCATCGCCTGGAT GCTAACAGCTGGCAGGACACCACCAACCCCCCCTCGGTCACCTCCCCTCCTGGTCCTCCTGGCAGCGTCCACTCCGACACCTCCAACTGA
- the pbx4 gene encoding pre-B-cell leukemia transcription factor 4 isoform X2, with translation MDDQTRMMTGLTGLGGLSQADVGDPDSVRKQQSLGQPQQDIGDILQQIMAITDESLDEAQARKHALNCHRMKPALFSVLCEIKEKTVLSIRGVQEEDPPDPQIMRLDNMLLAEGVSGPEKGGGSAAAAAAAAAAGGSPTDSSIEHSDYRAKLAQIRQIYHSELEKYEQACSEFTNHVMNLLREQSRTRPISPKEIERMVAIIHRKFSSIQMQLKQSTCEAVMILRSRFLDARRKRRNFNKQATEVLNEYFYSHLSNPYPSEEAKEELAKKCGITVSQVSNWFGNKRIRYKKNIGKFQEEANLYAVKTAVDAANVSAQASQANSPATPNSGGYPAPCYTPDGRL, from the exons ATGGATGACCAGACCAGGATGATGACGGGTCTCACCGGACTCGGTGGACTATCACAAGCCGATGTTGGTGACCCAGACTCGGTTAGGAAACAACAGTCCCTCGGCCAACCTCAACAAGACATAGGGGATATCCTACAGCAAATAATGGCCATCACCGACGAAAGCCTGGACGAAGCACAGGCCAG GAAGCATGCCCTGAACTGTCACAGGATGAAGCCAGCCCTCTTCAGCGTTCTCTGTGAGATCAAAGAGAAGACGG TGCTGAGTATACGAGGTGTGCAGGAGGAGGACCCCCCAGATCCCCAGATCATGCGGTTGGACAACATGTTGTTAGCAGAGGGTGTGTCAGGACCAGAGAAGGGCGGAGGGTCGGCTGCAgcggctgcagctgcagcagcagcagggggcTCACCCACCGACAGCAGCATCGAACACTCGGACTACAGAGCCAAGCTTGCCCAGATCCGCCAGATCTATCACTCTGAGCTGGAGAAGTATGAGCAG GCCTGCAGTGAGTTCACCAACCATGTAATGAACCTGCTGAGAGAGCAGTCTCGCACACGGCCCATCTCTCCCAAGGAGATTGAGCGCATGGTGGCCATCATCCACCGCAAGTTCAGCTCCATTCAGATGCAGCTCAAACAGAGCACCTGCGAGGCCGTCATGATTCTGCGCTCACGCTTCCTTGATGCcag aCGTAAGAGGCGCAACTTCAACAAGCAAGCTACAGAAGTGCTGAACGAGTATTTCTACTCCCACCTGTCTAACCCTTACCCTAGCGAGGAAGCCAAGGAGGAACTGGCCAAAAAGTGTGGGATCACTGTGTCTCAG GTCTCTAATTGGTTTGGCAACAAGAGAATACGCTACAAGAAGAACATTGGTAAGTTCCAGGAGGAAGCGAACCTCTACGCAGTTAAAACAGCGGTGGATGCTGCCAATGTGTCTGCGCAGGCTAGCCAGGCTAACTCTCCGGCAACCCCCAACTCAG GTGGATACCCTGCACCGTGCTACACACCTGACGGGCGGCTATGA
- the pbx4 gene encoding pre-B-cell leukemia transcription factor 4 isoform X1 has product MDDQTRMMTGLTGLGGLSQADVGDPDSVRKQQSLGQPQQDIGDILQQIMAITDESLDEAQARCWPEESPAHWGGSDDPTEGGRAGGGMAGGGLPLNFQHRKHALNCHRMKPALFSVLCEIKEKTVLSIRGVQEEDPPDPQIMRLDNMLLAEGVSGPEKGGGSAAAAAAAAAAGGSPTDSSIEHSDYRAKLAQIRQIYHSELEKYEQACSEFTNHVMNLLREQSRTRPISPKEIERMVAIIHRKFSSIQMQLKQSTCEAVMILRSRFLDARRKRRNFNKQATEVLNEYFYSHLSNPYPSEEAKEELAKKCGITVSQVSNWFGNKRIRYKKNIGKFQEEANLYAVKTAVDAANVSAQASQANSPATPNSGGYPAPCYTPDGRL; this is encoded by the exons ATGGATGACCAGACCAGGATGATGACGGGTCTCACCGGACTCGGTGGACTATCACAAGCCGATGTTGGTGACCCAGACTCGGTTAGGAAACAACAGTCCCTCGGCCAACCTCAACAAGACATAGGGGATATCCTACAGCAAATAATGGCCATCACCGACGAAAGCCTGGACGAAGCACAGGCCAG ATGCTGGCCAGAGGAATCGCCGGCGCATTGGGGTGGATCAGACGACcccacagagggagggagagcaggGGGGGGCATGGCAGGGGGTGGCCTGCCACTCAACTTCCAGCACAG GAAGCATGCCCTGAACTGTCACAGGATGAAGCCAGCCCTCTTCAGCGTTCTCTGTGAGATCAAAGAGAAGACGG TGCTGAGTATACGAGGTGTGCAGGAGGAGGACCCCCCAGATCCCCAGATCATGCGGTTGGACAACATGTTGTTAGCAGAGGGTGTGTCAGGACCAGAGAAGGGCGGAGGGTCGGCTGCAgcggctgcagctgcagcagcagcagggggcTCACCCACCGACAGCAGCATCGAACACTCGGACTACAGAGCCAAGCTTGCCCAGATCCGCCAGATCTATCACTCTGAGCTGGAGAAGTATGAGCAG GCCTGCAGTGAGTTCACCAACCATGTAATGAACCTGCTGAGAGAGCAGTCTCGCACACGGCCCATCTCTCCCAAGGAGATTGAGCGCATGGTGGCCATCATCCACCGCAAGTTCAGCTCCATTCAGATGCAGCTCAAACAGAGCACCTGCGAGGCCGTCATGATTCTGCGCTCACGCTTCCTTGATGCcag aCGTAAGAGGCGCAACTTCAACAAGCAAGCTACAGAAGTGCTGAACGAGTATTTCTACTCCCACCTGTCTAACCCTTACCCTAGCGAGGAAGCCAAGGAGGAACTGGCCAAAAAGTGTGGGATCACTGTGTCTCAG GTCTCTAATTGGTTTGGCAACAAGAGAATACGCTACAAGAAGAACATTGGTAAGTTCCAGGAGGAAGCGAACCTCTACGCAGTTAAAACAGCGGTGGATGCTGCCAATGTGTCTGCGCAGGCTAGCCAGGCTAACTCTCCGGCAACCCCCAACTCAG GTGGATACCCTGCACCGTGCTACACACCTGACGGGCGGCTATGA